The DNA sequence CAGCGGCGAGGTGGTCATCGAGACCAGTTGCCACAGCACCAGGCCGCCGACGATGGCAATGACCGAGATCAGGAAGGGACGGGCGGCTTTGACGCGGCTGCCCAGCTTGGATGGCGTGGCCGAGGCGGAAGCGCTGGCCGTGGCGGTCTGTGTGAGTTGCGTCATTGCAGGGATTCCTCTTCGATCAAACCTTGGGCGCGCAGCACGCGTGTGACTTCGGCGCCGATATCGTCGCGGATGCGGGCATACAGCGCCATACAGGCCGGGTCGGCCGGATCGCGAGGGTGCGGCAGGTCCACGGTTTCGATGATCTTGATGTGGGCGCGCGGACCGGCCGTCATGGTCACCACGCGGTCGGCCAGCAGGATGGCTTCCCAGATGTCGTGGGTGACGAAGACGATGGTGCAGCCGGTACTCTTCCAGATGCGTTCCAGCTCGCTTTGCAGCACTTCGCGGGTCTGGGCGTCGAGTGCGCCGAAGGGTTCATCCATGAGCACCACGGAAGGCTGGTTGACCAGCACGCGGGCGATCTGCGCGCGCTGGCGCATCCCGCCCGAGAGTTCGCCGGGGAACTTGTCGATGGCGTGCCTGAGGCCCACCAGGCTGACGTAGCGCTCGGCGGCCGTGCGCCGTTCGGCACTGGCGATGCCGCGCAGGCGCAGGCCATATTCGACGTTCTCGCGCACGGTGAGCCAGGGGAAGAGTGCCTCCGAGGACTGGAACACTACGCCGCGATCCAGTCCCGGTCCCTTGATGCGCTGGCCACCGATGCTGATCTCGCCACTGACCTCCTGGAAGCCGGCGATGGCATTGAGCAGGGTCGACTTGCCACAGCCCGAGGGGCCGAGCAGGCAGATGAATTCGCCGGCACGGATATCGAGGTCGATGCCGGCCATGATCTCGTGCTTGCCGATGTTCAAGCCCACCCGTTTGATGGAAACCGAAGATCCATGTCCCATGGTTTACCCCTGGTAGAAACCGCGTTGCAGAATCTTGCTCATGTCCACCGGGGCCTTGATGGCTTGTTTGGACAGCAGGAAGTTGGCGATGGCGTTGGCGGTCTTCAGGTCGGTGTCGGTGAAGTCGCGCACTACCGGTTCCATGTCCTTGAGCGAGTTCAGCGTCTGCGCCACCGGAATGTGGGTGACGGCCTGCACCGACTTGGCGGCCCGTGCAGGATCCTTGCGGGTGATCTCCGAGGCTTCGGCCAGCGCCTTGAGGATCTTGCCGGCGGCTTCCTTGTTGGCCGCCAGCCAGGACGCGCTGGCCGCCAGCCACAGGGTGCTGGTGTAGCCGACGTCACCGGCGGTCATGAGGATGTGGCCGCCTTGCTGCACGCCCAGGGTGGGCCAGGGTTCCCAGACGAAGTAGGCGTCGATGTCGCCGCGTGCCAGCAGCGCCGGCAGTTCGGGCGGACCCGAGCGCACCAGCTCGACCTTGGCGGGGTCGATGTTGAGGGTCTTGAGCGTGAGGCCGGTGATGTATTCCGAGACCGAGCCGGCGACGATGCCGAATTTCTTGATTTTGTCGACGGTGGCGATGTCCTTGCGCGCCACCAGCTTGACGTAGGTGCGGGATTGATAGGTCACGGCCAGCGGACGCAACTCGGCGCGCGCGAGCCGCACGATGTGCGTAGGTTCGCCGGCACAGCCCAGTTGCACCTGATTGGCCACCAGCGCGTTGAGCGCCTCGCCGCCATCGGTATAGGACTGCACGCTGACGTTGGGTACGCCATGCTTGGCGAAGAGTTTCTCGTTGGCCGCAACGTAGAAGGCGGTGAAGACGGGGTCGGCGCCCACCCCGATGAGGATGGGCGCGCCCTGAGCCAGGGCCGGTAAGGCAGGCGCAGCACCTGCGGCGAGCAGCGAGGCGGCGCCGAGCAGCAGCTTGCGGCGTTGTGGCGAGACGGTGGAGTAGGTCACGGGCTGGGTCCTCTTGGTGAAGTTGGTGAAACGCCAGTGGAGTTGGCAGGCGAGACTTCAGGGGAGAAGCGCCTTAGCGCGTGATCCCCAACTTGGCAAAAAGCGCGCCAGCGCTTTCGTAGTTCAGTTCCGACAGGGCCGCGTGTTGCGTGACCACCATGGCATCGCGCACGATGTGTTGCAGGCGATGACTGCGCTGGATGGCGGCCATCCCCGCGGCCTGGTAGGCGTCGTTGACCACTTCCATCGAGACCCGCGCGGCATAGGTGGCCGAGAGCTTGAGCATCATGTCGGTTTCTTCGGTGATGGGGTTGCCGGCCACGATCTGTTCCCACGCCTGTTCGCAGGCATCGTAGAAGAACATGCGGGCGCTGCGCCATTTGGCTTCGCAGGTACCCAGCTTGATCTTGTAGTAGGCACGGTCGGCCAGGCGCAATGCACCCGGCATGATCTTGGTGCCGCCTGCCATGTCGGTGACGATGTCCAGCGCCGCGCGCGCCAGGCCGATGTTGACCGCGGCGTGTACTTCGGCCTGGTAGGCCAGGGCCGGATAGCGATACAGCGGCTCATCAATGAGACCGGGCGCACCGCGGGCACAGGTCCAGGCGTGGGCCACGAACTTGTCCTGCAGGCGTGTATCGTGACTGCCGGTGCCTTGCATCCCGACCACGTTCCAGTTGTCGATGATCTCCACTTCCGCTGCCGGCATGACGGCCATCAGCGCCGGCTTGTGCGCGCCATCGTCGGGGCCGTCATCCTTGATGCCCACGCCGATCCAGTCCGCCCCCTTGCAGCCGCTGGCGAAATGCCAGCGCCCGGAAATCTCCCAGCCGCCCGGCACTGCCTTGGCTTGCTGCAAGGGATACAGACCACCGGCATAGACCTGGTCGGGGCCACTGGCATAGATCGCGTGTTGCGTGTCGATGGGCAATGCGGCCAGGTAGGTATTGGCCGAGCCGAAGGCGGCGACCCAGCCGGCCGAGCCATCGGCCCGCGAGATGCGCTCGACCATCGCCAGGAAGGGCGCCGGCGCCAGCGGCTCGCCGCCAAACCTGCGCGGTGTGCTGGAACGGAAGATGCCGGCTTTTTTCATCGTGGCGATGAGATCGCGCGGCACATGACCCAACTGATCGAATTCATCGCGGCGCGCCGTGACCTCGGCGATGAGCGTATCCATTTCCGGGGAATGCGCATTCGGCGGCGTGACGGTGACGGCTTTCTTCTGGATGGGATAGACATC is a window from the Herbaspirillum rubrisubalbicans genome containing:
- a CDS encoding ABC transporter substrate-binding protein, giving the protein MTYSTVSPQRRKLLLGAASLLAAGAAPALPALAQGAPILIGVGADPVFTAFYVAANEKLFAKHGVPNVSVQSYTDGGEALNALVANQVQLGCAGEPTHIVRLARAELRPLAVTYQSRTYVKLVARKDIATVDKIKKFGIVAGSVSEYITGLTLKTLNIDPAKVELVRSGPPELPALLARGDIDAYFVWEPWPTLGVQQGGHILMTAGDVGYTSTLWLAASASWLAANKEAAGKILKALAEASEITRKDPARAAKSVQAVTHIPVAQTLNSLKDMEPVVRDFTDTDLKTANAIANFLLSKQAIKAPVDMSKILQRGFYQG
- a CDS encoding ABC transporter ATP-binding protein, producing MGHGSSVSIKRVGLNIGKHEIMAGIDLDIRAGEFICLLGPSGCGKSTLLNAIAGFQEVSGEISIGGQRIKGPGLDRGVVFQSSEALFPWLTVRENVEYGLRLRGIASAERRTAAERYVSLVGLRHAIDKFPGELSGGMRQRAQIARVLVNQPSVVLMDEPFGALDAQTREVLQSELERIWKSTGCTIVFVTHDIWEAILLADRVVTMTAGPRAHIKIIETVDLPHPRDPADPACMALYARIRDDIGAEVTRVLRAQGLIEEESLQ
- a CDS encoding acyl-CoA dehydrogenase family protein; its protein translation is MNSITLDVYPIQKKAVTVTPPNAHSPEMDTLIAEVTARRDEFDQLGHVPRDLIATMKKAGIFRSSTPRRFGGEPLAPAPFLAMVERISRADGSAGWVAAFGSANTYLAALPIDTQHAIYASGPDQVYAGGLYPLQQAKAVPGGWEISGRWHFASGCKGADWIGVGIKDDGPDDGAHKPALMAVMPAAEVEIIDNWNVVGMQGTGSHDTRLQDKFVAHAWTCARGAPGLIDEPLYRYPALAYQAEVHAAVNIGLARAALDIVTDMAGGTKIMPGALRLADRAYYKIKLGTCEAKWRSARMFFYDACEQAWEQIVAGNPITEETDMMLKLSATYAARVSMEVVNDAYQAAGMAAIQRSHRLQHIVRDAMVVTQHAALSELNYESAGALFAKLGITR